The following DNA comes from Cellulomonas soli.
CCGCGCACCATGGCCTCACGCGCACCGTCGACGAGGCTCGGCGGGCGCGTCCCCACGGGCCAGTCGGCCCGGCGCCCTGCGTCCTGGCCGGTCGTCAGCGCGGCCAGCGACCACAGCTGCGCGGCGGCGACGTCCCCGGCGTCCGCCAACGGCCGGTAGACCGCGGCCGCGTGCCCGACCAGGCCCTGCTGGGTCAGGACCGCTCCGAGCACCTGCGCCGCCTCGGACGCGCGCGGACCCGTGGAGTGCGCGAGCGCGTCGTCGGCCAGCCGCAGCGCGGTCGGCACGTCCCCCGCGAGCGCTGCGCTGCGTGCACGGTCCACCGCGAGCGCCGCCCCGTCGGCGCCGGCCGTGACCGCGTCGGCGAACAGCCGTGCCGCACGTGCCGGATCGTCCTCCACCAGCGCGCGGGCGGCACGGATGCGTTGCGCCGCGAGCCCCGGGTGGTGCACGCCCACGTCGGCGGTCCGCAGCACGATCTGCGCCGGGGTGTCACCGCGGTCCTCGAGCGCACCGATCACCCGCCCGAGGACGATCGCGCGGCGGTCGGGCGGTGCGACCGCCTGCACCGCCTCGCGCACGGCGGGGACGACCGCACCGTCGGGGCCCAGCAGACCGCTGCGACGCACGTGCGCGAGCGCCTCGACGACTTCGCCCGGGTCACGCCGCAGCACGTCGGCCAGGACGCCGGGGTCGGGCGGTGCGCCCAGGCTCATCGCCAGCACGACCTCCCGCAGGAGCGGGAGCCGCGGCGCGTCGACCCCCGCGAGGCGCCGCACGGGGTCCCAGGCGGCGAGCACCGCCGGGCGGTCCCACGGTTGCGGGCCGATGCCGTCGGCGCCGTCGAGCACCGCGTCGACCAGGCTCAGGACGCCGCCCGTGGCCGCGACCAGCGCGTCGACCGACGGCTCGTCGAGGGCGTGGCCCAGGCGTTGTCGGGCGCGGGAGGCGACCTGCCCGCGGTCCACCGGGTCGTGGCCCGCAGGTGGGGCGAGCGCCGGGCCGCTCCCGCCGGGACTGCCGACCGCCACCAGGCGAGGCGCGCCCGGAGCCTCCCGGCCCCGACGGACGCTCCCGTCGAGCTGGGCGACCCCGCGGGCCCCCACGTCGTCGTGGTTCATGCTCTCGTCCCCCACAGCGCCGACCCGCGGCGCACCGACAGCATCGTGCAGGTGTGAGCGACCACAGGGGGTCGCGGTTGCCGTCCGCCGCGCACGCGGACGTCGGCACCGGCGGCCGCGGGGAGCTGCCCCACGACGGACCGGTCGGTCGGTGCGGCACGGCGGCATCGCCGTCCCCCCACCCGTACCGCATGATCCCCCCCGCGTGGGCGACACGCACCTTCTGCCCCGGTTCGTCACGGTCGCAGGAACGGCCACCCCCGGGGCTCCGGGGATCGCCGCAGGTCACGGCTCGCGGTCGCCCCGGGCGGTCGCGGCGCACCCGTCGGGACGGGTTCGCGCCACCCGGCGCACGGCCCACCGCGCGGCGCACCGGCCACGCCCCTGGGCGTGCCGCACCCCCCAACACCCCCCTGCCAGGAGGGGCCGCACCCCCGATGGGTGCCCGGTCCGACCTCCGTAGCGTCGAGTCCTGCCGACCAGATCGGCACGCCCAACGAAGGGAGCATCATGTCCAGCGTCGCAAGCACCCTGCTCGACTTCATCCTCAACCTGCTCCGAGACCCCGAGACCGCAGAGGCCTTCGCGAGGGACCCGCAGGGCACGCTCGAGGACCACGGCCTCGGCGACATCACCTCGGTCGACATCGACGACATCATGCCCGTGCTGACCGACGCCTCGACGTCGAGCTTCGACCGTGACTACTCGACGGGCGGGAACACGCTCGGCGCGACGCAGTCGTCCACGGGTGGTGGCGGTTCGGCCGGCGGCTCCGACGGTGGCGGCGGCATCGAGGCCGCCTCGCTCGCCGCGAGCGGCAGCGTCGGTGTCAGCGCCGTCATCCCGCAGCTGCAGCAGGTCTTCCAGACCTACACCTACAACACGACCTCGATCGACGACCGCGACACGATCGTCGACTCGTCGGTGAACCAGAACATCTGGGCGGACGGCGACGTCGACCAGATGTTCGACCTGGACACCGTGACGGCGTCCGGCGGCGGCGTGGCGGCCGGCAGGGACCTGTCCGGCACCGCGATCGTGGGCGACGGCAACGTGGTGGGCGAGGACAACACGGTCGGCAACACCAACAACTCCAACCAGGGCAACACGACCGACTCCTACAACGCCACCGACTCCTACAACGACAGCTCGGACAACTCCACGAACGCGACGGACTCGTACAACGACAACTCGGACAACGCGACCGACTCGTTCAACGACAACTCCGACAACTCCGACAACTCCACGACCGACAACTCCGACAACTCGTGGACGGACAACTCGGACAACTCGACGACCGACAACTCGGCGACGGACAACTCGGACAACTCCACGACCGACAACTCCGACAACTCGGTGACCGACAACTCGTGGACCGACAACTCCGACAACTCCGACGACGACGGCATCGACGTCGACAACTCGGGCAACGACAGCTCCACCGAGACCGAGACGGAGACGGAGATCGACAACTCCGTCGACGACCACTCCGAGACCGAGATCGACAACTCGGTCGACAGCTCCGACGACGACTTCATCGACGACGACAGCTCGTACCAGGACGCGTCCGACGACGACGTCGTCGACCTCGACGTCTGACCGCTGAGGGCCCGACCGGCCCGGGGCTCTCCCGGGCCGGTCGAGTTCGCGTCCCGCAGCGTGCGGGGCGATCGTGAGGAGCTGCCGTGCTGCCGATGATGGATCTGCTCGACCGTGCCGAGGCGCTGTCCCGCGACGCCGACCGGTCCGACCTGCTCGACCGCCTGCGGCAGGCGCGTCGACGGCTGCAGGACCCGCACGTGCGGGTGCTCGTCGTCGGCGAGCTCAAGCAGGGCAAGAGCCAGCTGGTCAACGCGCTGGTGAACGCCCCCGTGTGCCCCGTGGACGACGACGTCGCGACGTCGGTGACCACGGTCGTGGGCTGGTCGGCCGCGCCGACGGCCGTGCTCATCGGGCTGCCCACCGCGCCCGACGGCACCCCCGACCCGGACCCCACGCACCTGCGCCGCACCGTCGTGCCCGTCGAGGCGCACGCCCGGCACGTCGCGGAGCGCCGCGCGCCCGACGGGTCCCCCGTCGACTGCTCCGAGGTCGGCCTGCCCCGGCACGTGCTGGCCGGCGGTCTCGTGCTCGTCGACACACCCGGCGTGGGCGGCATCGGCTCGGCGGACGGCGCGGCGACCATGTCCGCGCTCCCCTCGGCCGACGCGGTCCTGCTCGTCTCGGACGCCGGCCAGGAGTACTCGGCACCCGAGATCGAGTTCCTGCAGCAGGCGCTCGCGGTGTGCCCGAACGTCGCCTGCGTGCTGACCAAGACGGACCTGTACCCGCACTGGCGGGCCGTGGCCGAGCTCGACCGCCGCCACCTGCAGCAGGCGGGTGTGCGCGCCCGTCTGATCCCGGTGTCCTCGACGTTGCGGCTGCTCGCCGCGCGCCGCCAGGACCGCGGCCTGCACGACGAGTCGGGGTTCCCCGAGCTGGTGCGCTACCTGCGCGACGAGGTCGTCGACAACGCCGGGGTGCTGGCGCGACGCTCGGTCGCGCACGACGTGCTGACCGTGACCGACCACCTGCTGATGGCCGGTCGCGCCCGGCTGGCGGCCCTCGAGGACCCCGCCGGCGGGGCGACCCTCATCGCCGGCCTGCAGACCGGCCGG
Coding sequences within:
- a CDS encoding IniB N-terminal domain-containing protein; amino-acid sequence: MSSVASTLLDFILNLLRDPETAEAFARDPQGTLEDHGLGDITSVDIDDIMPVLTDASTSSFDRDYSTGGNTLGATQSSTGGGGSAGGSDGGGGIEAASLAASGSVGVSAVIPQLQQVFQTYTYNTTSIDDRDTIVDSSVNQNIWADGDVDQMFDLDTVTASGGGVAAGRDLSGTAIVGDGNVVGEDNTVGNTNNSNQGNTTDSYNATDSYNDSSDNSTNATDSYNDNSDNATDSFNDNSDNSDNSTTDNSDNSWTDNSDNSTTDNSATDNSDNSTTDNSDNSVTDNSWTDNSDNSDDDGIDVDNSGNDSSTETETETEIDNSVDDHSETEIDNSVDSSDDDFIDDDSSYQDASDDDVVDLDV
- a CDS encoding dynamin family protein, producing the protein MMDLLDRAEALSRDADRSDLLDRLRQARRRLQDPHVRVLVVGELKQGKSQLVNALVNAPVCPVDDDVATSVTTVVGWSAAPTAVLIGLPTAPDGTPDPDPTHLRRTVVPVEAHARHVAERRAPDGSPVDCSEVGLPRHVLAGGLVLVDTPGVGGIGSADGAATMSALPSADAVLLVSDAGQEYSAPEIEFLQQALAVCPNVACVLTKTDLYPHWRAVAELDRRHLQQAGVRARLIPVSSTLRLLAARRQDRGLHDESGFPELVRYLRDEVVDNAGVLARRSVAHDVLTVTDHLLMAGRARLAALEDPAGGATLIAGLQTGRQNAGDLRRRSARWQQLLQDGVTDLSADIEYDLRDRLRRIGREAEEAIDGGDPGAVWDEFDEWLSQRVRATVAANFVWAHERAQWLAAHVAAQFDASDVELPELLGGDDSEALDLVAQLERVKLEPVSRGQAALIALRGSYGGVLMFGMVTAIALGMSIVNPISVGVGVILGGRAYREDKANRVRRRQAEAKGAVKRHLDDVAFQVGKDSKDRLRRLQRVLRDHFTTRADELVRSLDESIRSAREATRTGAQDRPGTLGALREQVADLERLRADAQRYALPALEAVPA